A stretch of Paenibacillus sp. URB8-2 DNA encodes these proteins:
- a CDS encoding WecB/TagA/CpsF family glycosyltransferase has product MDMKETISYLIEAIHSRTPHQVITANPIMVMAALENPAYKEIMVSAELVVPDGTGVVWAAERGGNPVKERVPGYDLLHELMKEGEHYHWRVYLLGSTPEVIRETASRLQMQYPGITIAGFRDGFFGAAEDDEVIATVVEAKPDLLFVARGADTQEPWIAKHKSRLGIPVMMGVGGSFDVISGKTKRAPVAFQKLRLEWFYRLLKEPTRYKRMLALPKFAVKVMRERDRVTKSR; this is encoded by the coding sequence ATGGATATGAAGGAAACGATCTCCTATTTAATTGAAGCCATACATTCCAGGACGCCGCATCAGGTGATCACAGCGAACCCGATCATGGTAATGGCCGCTTTGGAAAATCCGGCTTATAAGGAGATCATGGTCTCCGCGGAGCTGGTCGTTCCCGACGGCACGGGAGTGGTGTGGGCGGCCGAACGCGGCGGAAATCCCGTCAAGGAAAGAGTGCCCGGGTACGATTTGCTACATGAATTGATGAAAGAGGGAGAACACTATCACTGGAGGGTCTATCTGCTTGGTTCGACTCCCGAAGTGATTCGGGAGACGGCAAGCAGGTTACAAATGCAATATCCGGGGATAACGATCGCCGGTTTTCGCGATGGATTTTTCGGTGCGGCGGAGGATGATGAAGTCATCGCGACGGTCGTTGAAGCAAAACCGGACCTTTTATTTGTCGCTCGCGGCGCGGATACCCAGGAACCTTGGATTGCGAAGCATAAATCGCGTTTGGGTATTCCGGTTATGATGGGGGTCGGCGGAAGCTTTGACGTCATTTCCGGCAAAACGAAACGTGCGCCTGTAGCGTTCCAAAAACTGCGGTTGGAGTGGTTTTACCGTCTTCTCAAAGAACCGACCAGGTACAAAAGAATGCTTGCGCTACCGAAATTCGCAGTAAAAGTGATGCGGGAGAGAGATAGAGTCACAAAAAGCAGATAA
- the csaB gene encoding polysaccharide pyruvyl transferase CsaB, which produces MAAPAQKIVLSGYYGFRNSGDEAVLQSILIALKRQSELAGISIKPVVLSIDPEWTSATYGVEAVHRMKLSEVRRVIGESSGLISGGGSLLQDVTSGKSIPYYLGIIKLAQWMGKPTFIYAQGIGPVQRKWFHPMIKSVFRKCAYVSVRDEQSRALLMFMGLRQADVQVVPDPVMGLTLPEETVPGSTLSGQPREADGAKADSGASPGFGSSELPIVGVSVRYWEKDRRELDAIAQGLRQVCRTLPVHLRFLPFHLPSDTEASKYCMDRLGDIAESGSVVSLSEQADHPQKMLREVGACSVLLGMRLHSLIYAAGRRVPLLGISYDPKIDHFLSRIDCRPVGTTASLDSETLSGEIVRLLKDGTAWRGQRESRIDSLIHEAEAPARQIVEYLSHKG; this is translated from the coding sequence TGCCCCTGCTCAAAAAATAGTGTTGTCCGGTTACTACGGCTTCCGCAACAGCGGAGATGAAGCGGTGCTTCAATCGATTTTGATTGCACTGAAGCGCCAATCCGAATTGGCGGGTATATCCATTAAACCGGTCGTACTATCCATCGATCCGGAATGGACTTCCGCTACTTACGGCGTTGAAGCGGTGCACCGTATGAAGCTGTCTGAGGTCCGACGGGTTATAGGCGAAAGCTCCGGGCTGATCAGCGGCGGAGGAAGCCTGCTGCAGGATGTAACAAGCGGCAAATCCATTCCGTATTATCTCGGCATTATCAAGCTGGCTCAATGGATGGGCAAGCCGACATTCATATATGCCCAAGGAATCGGGCCGGTGCAGCGGAAATGGTTCCATCCGATGATCAAATCGGTATTCCGTAAATGCGCTTATGTGTCCGTGCGTGATGAACAATCCAGGGCATTGCTTATGTTCATGGGACTTCGGCAGGCCGATGTGCAGGTTGTGCCCGATCCCGTCATGGGTCTGACCCTGCCGGAAGAAACGGTCCCCGGCAGCACGCTTTCGGGACAGCCGCGTGAGGCGGATGGTGCTAAAGCAGATTCTGGCGCCAGTCCCGGTTTCGGGAGTTCTGAGCTTCCGATCGTCGGTGTCTCCGTACGTTACTGGGAGAAGGACCGGCGAGAGCTGGACGCTATCGCCCAAGGTTTGCGGCAGGTATGCCGCACCCTTCCGGTGCACCTGCGGTTTCTGCCGTTTCATCTTCCTTCCGATACCGAAGCGTCGAAATATTGCATGGACAGGCTTGGCGATATCGCTGAAAGCGGAAGCGTCGTAAGCCTGAGCGAACAAGCCGACCATCCGCAGAAAATGCTCCGCGAAGTTGGAGCATGCAGCGTGCTGCTCGGTATGCGGCTGCACAGCCTCATTTATGCCGCCGGACGTCGCGTGCCGCTGCTCGGAATATCGTATGATCCCAAGATTGATCATTTTTTAAGCCGTATCGATTGCCGTCCTGTCGGCACAACGGCTTCCTTGGACAGCGAAACCCTTTCCGGGGAGATTGTCAGGCTTCTGAAGGACGGAACCGCTTGGCGGGGGCAGCGGGAATCACGGATTGATTCATTAATCCATGAAGCGGAAGCTCCGGCCCGGCAAATTGTTGAATATTTAAGCCATAAAGGGTGA